From the genome of Buchnera aphidicola (Therioaphis trifolii):
AGATAGCAATTGTTATACCACGTTTTAATAATTTTATTAATCAAAATTTATTAAATGGTGCTATTGATATTCTTATTAGAATAGGAAAAATAAAAAATAAAAATATTACTATCATAAAAATTCCTGGTTCATATGAAATACCTATTATTTTAAATAATATTTCTTCTTTTTTAAATTATGATGGAATTATAACATTAGGAACAATTATAAAAGGAGAAACTGAACATTTTAAAGTACTTTCTTCAAATATTACTTCTAAAATATCTGAAATAAGTTTAAAAAATAATATACCTATTTCATTAGGAATTTTAATGACTGATACTATTGAACAAGCAATAAATCGATCAGGATTAAAATTTGGAAATAAAGGAAGTGAGGCAGCATTAGTAGTATTAGAAATGATTAATATTATAAAAAAAATTAAAAATAAAAATTAATTTTAAAATTAAAATATATTAATTAAAATATAAAAAAAAATGAACATTTTAATTAAAAAAAATAATATAAAAAAATCAAAAGATAAATTTTATATGCAAAAAGCAATTCAATTAGCTAAAAAAGGAAAATATACAACTGATCCAAATCCTAATGTTGGTTGTATAATTGTTTTAAAAGATAAAATTGTAGGAATAGGATGGCATAAAAAATCAGGAGAAAATCATGCAGAAGTAAATGCTATTAATATGGCTGGAAAATTATCAAAAAATGCAACAGCATATATTTCATTAGAACCATGTAATTATTTTGGAAAAACACCTCCATGTTGTGATTTAATCATTAAATCTGGAATTAAAAGAGTAGTAATAG
Proteins encoded in this window:
- the ribE gene encoding 6,7-dimethyl-8-ribityllumazine synthase produces the protein MNKIILNKHEIQIIEGDLISENSKIAIVIPRFNNFINQNLLNGAIDILIRIGKIKNKNITIIKIPGSYEIPIILNNISSFLNYDGIITLGTIIKGETEHFKVLSSNITSKISEISLKNNIPISLGILMTDTIEQAINRSGLKFGNKGSEAALVVLEMINIIKKIKNKN